In one Moritella sp. 5 genomic region, the following are encoded:
- a CDS encoding VolA/Pla-1 family phospholipase has translation MKNKKILALAIASTLGLTACGDDSTDLRMDDTITNSLNRQSSIAFDLISSKKVISTPTYLAMDAKNGTLFETVAGASTDRKDPKLAMGDTDGWSPTQPFVIELDLPTGVTLTTDSTLLHAAVKIAKVDVSRAKVISNPVALTAGVDYTVISTGTSLAVLPLNGSLEHGSDYIYAITDALIDSSGQKLGISNSYAALKNKQIDQTGGALEIPQKIVWQVEGLMDKSGIADYENIIYSSWFTTSSAGESLYFTKVATAKALSAIKQGSTAGAVWKGSANPKGLDLTGLYSLQMSASAAVTIGANLSYRKGTVKLPSFLERETDAKKWYTTPWQSGMPSLAIISSVLNSGSDKEKQELKTQLEDDAGINIEELFKEDSLEPLKLIGQKFTIDGEQLDSERLITKYSPLPQVKAVEDVSFILITPNSATSAAKVPVVIYQHGITSVKENILASLKLTGSLNKIVNENYAVLAIDLPLHGDRALAGGAIIADEDNAGVFMNFGYLPVGRDNLRQAVVDLIGLRGGLNLIPATPGSELDVLDTSKVSFFGHSLGAMTGISLQATIDRQMPSGNELFAIDKSAYANPGSGVPYLLLNSEEFGGTVKHGLMKAANPIYAAHADNCTLASYSDTVCFNAFYNSDDLPAKDKAAIDATFQSFAVAAQTVLETADPFSLARKISDTTPVYLAQVNGDTVIPNSTAQADSSPYSTIGGTEPLMSQLKLKNVYTFTDTTKKAALLLAGEHSSVILDYTADPVDADHPNADTKTTNELQSHIASFLAGDGSTIGNIDNSLLDPKSVP, from the coding sequence ATGAAAAATAAGAAAATTCTTGCTCTTGCTATAGCAAGCACACTTGGATTAACAGCCTGCGGTGATGATTCAACAGACCTCCGTATGGATGACACAATTACAAATTCACTTAACCGTCAATCAAGTATCGCATTCGATTTAATTTCTTCGAAAAAAGTAATATCCACACCAACTTATCTCGCAATGGACGCGAAAAATGGCACTTTGTTTGAAACAGTAGCCGGAGCGAGTACAGATCGGAAAGATCCAAAACTTGCAATGGGTGATACAGATGGTTGGAGTCCAACTCAACCTTTCGTTATTGAGCTTGATTTACCGACAGGCGTAACGCTAACAACAGATTCAACACTGCTTCACGCCGCAGTGAAAATCGCAAAAGTAGACGTATCAAGAGCAAAAGTGATAAGTAATCCTGTTGCCTTAACGGCCGGTGTTGACTATACAGTTATCTCAACGGGTACTTCACTAGCGGTCTTACCACTAAACGGTAGCTTAGAGCACGGCAGTGACTATATCTATGCTATTACCGATGCTTTGATTGATAGTTCTGGTCAAAAACTGGGTATATCGAATAGCTACGCGGCTTTAAAAAACAAACAGATTGATCAAACTGGCGGCGCCTTAGAAATACCACAAAAGATTGTTTGGCAAGTAGAAGGCTTAATGGATAAGTCTGGCATCGCCGATTATGAAAACATTATTTATTCAAGCTGGTTTACGACTTCATCGGCAGGTGAATCGCTTTACTTTACCAAGGTTGCAACCGCAAAAGCCCTTTCAGCAATAAAGCAAGGCAGTACTGCAGGTGCTGTTTGGAAAGGTAGTGCTAATCCCAAAGGATTAGACCTAACAGGACTATATTCTCTACAGATGTCCGCTTCTGCAGCAGTAACAATTGGCGCTAATTTATCATACCGTAAAGGTACGGTAAAACTACCTTCATTTCTTGAGCGTGAGACAGATGCAAAGAAATGGTATACGACACCTTGGCAAAGTGGCATGCCAAGTCTTGCTATTATTTCAAGTGTATTAAACTCAGGGTCAGATAAAGAAAAACAAGAACTTAAAACCCAGTTAGAGGACGATGCTGGTATCAATATCGAAGAGCTTTTTAAAGAAGATTCATTGGAGCCACTTAAGCTGATTGGTCAGAAATTCACAATTGACGGTGAACAACTTGACTCGGAACGACTTATAACTAAATACAGTCCATTACCGCAAGTTAAAGCTGTTGAAGATGTAAGTTTCATATTGATCACTCCAAATTCTGCTACTTCAGCAGCAAAGGTACCAGTAGTCATATATCAGCATGGTATTACTTCTGTTAAAGAGAATATACTAGCATCTTTGAAGTTAACAGGAAGTTTAAATAAAATTGTAAATGAAAACTACGCAGTACTTGCTATTGATTTACCATTACACGGCGACAGGGCATTAGCTGGTGGGGCCATTATTGCGGATGAAGACAATGCAGGCGTATTCATGAACTTTGGTTATCTACCTGTTGGCCGCGATAATTTGCGCCAAGCCGTTGTCGACCTCATTGGTTTACGTGGTGGTCTGAATCTGATTCCAGCAACACCAGGTTCAGAATTAGATGTCCTCGATACATCTAAGGTTAGTTTTTTTGGCCACTCTCTTGGAGCTATGACAGGTATAAGTTTACAAGCAACAATCGATCGTCAAATGCCATCAGGTAATGAGTTATTTGCAATAGACAAATCCGCATATGCGAACCCGGGCAGCGGTGTACCTTATCTATTGCTTAATTCTGAAGAGTTTGGTGGTACGGTTAAGCATGGGTTAATGAAAGCAGCAAACCCTATATATGCCGCACACGCTGATAATTGCACTCTTGCCAGTTATTCTGATACCGTATGCTTCAATGCATTTTATAACAGCGATGACTTACCAGCTAAAGATAAAGCGGCAATTGATGCCACATTCCAAAGCTTTGCTGTTGCAGCTCAAACGGTTCTAGAAACAGCAGACCCATTTTCGCTTGCTCGTAAAATTTCTGATACAACACCAGTTTACTTAGCACAAGTTAATGGTGATACAGTTATTCCAAATAGCACAGCACAAGCCGATTCATCACCTTATTCTACTATAGGTGGTACTGAACCATTAATGTCGCAACTTAAACTTAAAAATGTTTATACATTTACAGATACAACGAAGAAAGCGGCATTATTGCTTGCTGGTGAACATAGTTCTGTGATTCTAGATTATACAGCTGATCCAGTAGATGCAGATCATCCTAATGCTGATACAAAAACTACCAATGAACTGCAGAGCCATATCGCTAGCTTCCTAGCCGGTGATGGCAGTACTATCGGCAATATTGATAACAGTTTACTTGATCCTAAATCAGTTCCTTAA
- a CDS encoding RNA polymerase sigma factor RpoD/SigA, which produces MNNMTSHALDAYFDELQKFSQLLSKQEEYDTAVAAARGDKSARDTMIQSNLRLVLMVAKKYKSYSLDWDEIIQEGNTGLMHAVDKFDPERGCRFSTYAVWWIRNNIEQYIMNHSRTIRIPIHVTRVYKQILKASSELGLDLDTNEGITKISQELKISPRKVLKILGHYFNEGSLDKEIRSGDNLLASLKDLVAAEVNCQPDIRYEKCDYYEYMDALLEYLPVRSQNIIRLRFGFKGQDPMSLEAIAQLMDISRERVRQIIRNGLSQVREQLCANDLVKEDFDFEADSICTTGI; this is translated from the coding sequence ATGAATAACATGACTAGTCACGCACTTGATGCGTATTTTGATGAATTACAAAAATTTAGTCAGCTACTGTCTAAACAGGAAGAATACGACACAGCCGTTGCTGCAGCCCGCGGGGATAAATCTGCTCGGGATACGATGATCCAATCAAATTTGAGGTTGGTTCTTATGGTGGCGAAGAAATATAAAAGCTATTCACTTGATTGGGATGAGATAATTCAAGAGGGTAATACGGGCTTAATGCATGCGGTAGATAAGTTCGATCCAGAGCGAGGTTGTCGGTTTTCAACTTATGCAGTGTGGTGGATAAGAAACAATATCGAACAGTATATTATGAACCATTCTCGAACCATTCGTATCCCCATTCATGTTACACGCGTTTATAAACAGATACTGAAAGCTTCATCTGAACTTGGCCTTGATCTTGATACCAACGAAGGTATTACTAAAATATCCCAAGAACTCAAAATATCACCTCGTAAAGTACTGAAGATATTAGGTCACTATTTTAATGAAGGATCTTTAGATAAAGAGATCCGCAGTGGTGATAATTTATTGGCTAGTCTAAAAGATTTGGTTGCTGCTGAAGTGAATTGTCAGCCTGATATTCGTTATGAAAAATGTGATTATTATGAATATATGGACGCATTATTAGAATACCTGCCGGTACGTAGTCAAAACATTATTCGTTTACGCTTTGGTTTTAAAGGGCAGGACCCAATGAGCTTAGAAGCTATTGCACAGCTAATGGATATTTCCCGTGAACGTGTACGACAAATTATTCGTAATGGCTTGAGTCAAGTCCGAGAGCAACTATGTGCGAATGACTTAGTAAAAGAAGATTTTGATTTTGAAGCAGATTCTATTTGTACGACAGGTATTTAA
- a CDS encoding metalloregulator ArsR/SmtB family transcription factor, with translation MDLLQFYKCLADDTRLKSLLLILKENELCVCELTHALGQSQPKVSRHLALLRQKKLVIDRRQGQWVHYKINPNIPDWAQDILSLTLANNPSSIQQEVQRLGEMTYRPNSEVLCD, from the coding sequence ATGGATTTACTCCAGTTTTACAAGTGCTTAGCAGATGATACTAGATTGAAAAGTCTATTGTTAATACTGAAAGAAAATGAATTATGTGTGTGTGAATTAACACATGCATTAGGGCAAAGCCAACCAAAGGTATCACGTCATTTAGCCCTGTTACGTCAGAAAAAACTGGTCATTGACAGACGACAGGGCCAATGGGTACATTATAAAATCAACCCCAATATACCTGACTGGGCACAAGACATATTGTCTCTCACGTTAGCGAATAACCCGAGTAGTATTCAACAAGAAGTACAGCGTTTAGGTGAAATGACATACCGCCCTAATAGTGAAGTATTGTGTGATTAG